The following coding sequences are from one Bradyrhizobium sp. WSM471 window:
- a CDS encoding outer membrane protein, which translates to MSFRNFLGIALAALAVSATTAQAADLGTRPYTKAPAAAAPIYSWTSCFIGGNIGGGWDRQGYTNVNPQRLPNFDLGSERNSGVLGGGQLGCDYQAGSWVIGAQGMFQAADLRGSNHVVPGPADPQFPNIFDLSARTSWITTATLRVGYAVVPQALLYAKGGAAWTHGKLDYTITGMGVANYTGAETRSGWIVGGGLEYLFAPNWSVFVEYDHMDFGTQTLNTQDAFGFIEPIRVSRRIDTAMVGVNFRFGPWGR; encoded by the coding sequence ATGTCTTTTCGGAATTTCTTGGGGATTGCGCTGGCTGCGCTCGCGGTATCCGCAACGACAGCGCAGGCTGCTGATCTGGGCACGCGCCCCTACACCAAAGCTCCGGCCGCGGCGGCTCCGATCTATAGCTGGACGAGTTGCTTCATCGGCGGAAATATCGGCGGTGGCTGGGACCGCCAAGGTTACACCAACGTCAACCCGCAACGATTGCCAAATTTCGATCTAGGGTCTGAGCGCAATTCGGGCGTGCTCGGTGGCGGTCAGCTTGGTTGCGATTATCAGGCCGGATCTTGGGTGATCGGCGCGCAAGGCATGTTCCAGGCTGCTGATCTCCGCGGCAGCAACCACGTGGTGCCAGGACCAGCCGACCCTCAATTCCCGAACATCTTTGACCTAAGTGCGAGGACCTCCTGGATTACGACCGCAACGCTGCGGGTTGGCTATGCGGTCGTTCCGCAGGCGCTTCTTTACGCCAAGGGCGGTGCGGCCTGGACGCATGGAAAGCTTGACTACACGATCACTGGAATGGGCGTCGCAAATTACACAGGTGCGGAGACCCGGTCCGGCTGGATTGTCGGAGGCGGTCTCGAATATCTGTTCGCGCCGAACTGGTCGGTCTTCGTGGAGTACGACCACATGGATTTCGGTACGCAGACGCTCAACACACAGGATGCGTTTGGTTTCATCGAGCCTATTCGAGTTAGCCGCCGGATAGATACGGCCATGGTTGGCGTGAATTTCAGGTTCGGACCATGGGGTAGGTGA
- a CDS encoding MFS transporter — translation MTTAATNDAGATRALILALLALACGHMLSTLLRTIPAVSLDLMAADFGIEPQALASLTSVYPFAFAAAQIPVGAAMDRFGVRPVSLSLLAGTVVGAIASGFATGPESFAVGQVLLGVATSGMLMCPMTLAAKQLSAARFGLWSGAILSIGNIGMLLSSSPLAFVVDTYGWRAGFWISALGGVAVALAVFLLVPNQPAEHKDESSPLSQMIEVLRLGLSRPLRGLIALALVSLATSLVLRGLWGGPWLMQVKGLSRVEAGNQLGAFTLAMIAGPLLVGMIDRRIGRRRALVAGTHLAGALLLALMALGAPHYAVSMLLGLPVMPPQYDLVLFVLIGLATSAQPLLFGMSRQLVDAQVAGKALAAINLAFFLGAALMQSITGAVAAFAGLPAVLLFMAAMLGMGALIFLVYTAPRPAIE, via the coding sequence ATGACCACTGCCGCCACCAACGACGCGGGAGCCACCCGCGCGCTGATCCTTGCGTTGCTGGCGCTCGCCTGCGGGCACATGCTCTCGACCTTGCTGCGCACCATTCCGGCGGTCAGCCTCGACCTGATGGCGGCGGATTTCGGCATCGAACCGCAGGCGCTGGCGAGCCTCACCTCGGTCTATCCGTTCGCGTTTGCGGCCGCGCAGATCCCGGTCGGTGCGGCGATGGACCGCTTTGGCGTGCGGCCGGTGTCGCTGAGCCTGCTCGCGGGCACCGTGGTCGGCGCCATCGCGTCGGGATTCGCAACGGGACCCGAAAGCTTCGCAGTCGGTCAGGTGCTGCTGGGCGTCGCCACCTCCGGCATGCTGATGTGCCCGATGACATTGGCGGCCAAGCAATTGTCGGCCGCGCGCTTCGGGCTGTGGTCGGGCGCGATCCTCTCGATCGGGAATATCGGCATGCTGTTGTCGTCGAGCCCGCTCGCCTTCGTGGTCGACACTTACGGCTGGCGCGCCGGATTCTGGATCTCGGCACTCGGCGGCGTCGCCGTGGCGCTCGCGGTGTTCCTGCTGGTGCCGAACCAGCCGGCCGAGCACAAGGACGAATCCTCGCCGCTGTCGCAGATGATCGAGGTGCTCAGGCTGGGACTGTCGCGTCCCTTGCGCGGCCTGATCGCGCTGGCGCTGGTGTCGCTTGCGACCTCGCTGGTGCTGCGCGGCCTGTGGGGCGGACCGTGGCTGATGCAGGTCAAGGGATTGTCGCGAGTCGAGGCCGGCAACCAGCTCGGCGCGTTCACGCTCGCGATGATCGCCGGTCCGCTTCTCGTCGGCATGATCGACCGCAGGATCGGCCGCCGCCGCGCGCTGGTGGCGGGAACGCACCTGGCCGGCGCATTGCTGCTGGCGCTGATGGCGTTAGGGGCGCCGCATTATGCCGTCTCGATGCTGCTCGGCCTTCCCGTGATGCCGCCGCAATACGACCTCGTGCTGTTCGTGCTCATTGGCTTGGCGACCTCGGCGCAGCCGCTTCTGTTCGGCATGTCGCGGCAGCTGGTCGATGCCCAAGTCGCGGGCAAGGCGCTCGCGGCGATCAACCTCGCCTTCTTCCTCGGCGCGGCGCTGATGCAGTCGATCACCGGCGCGGTGGCGGCCTTCGCGGGACTGCCGGCGGTGCTGCTGTTCATGGCTGCCATGCTTGGCATGGGCGCGCTGATCTTTTTAGTCTACACCGCGCCAAGACCGGCGATAGAGTAG
- a CDS encoding ABC transporter substrate-binding protein, with translation MLKSISFAGAAMALVLSSAPSLAKELKSIGVSLGSLGNPFFVALSKGAEFEAKKTNPNVKITTVGFEYDLGKQVTQIDNFIAAGVDLILLNPGDPKAVGPAIKKAQAAGIVVVAVDTAAEGADATVTTNNVQAGEISCQYIVDKLGGKGDVIIENGPQVSAVIDRVVGCKNVLGKNPGIKVLSNDQDGKGSREGGLTVAQGYLTRFAKIDAIFAINDPQAIGTDLAARQQQRTGIIITAVDGAPDIEAALKDPQAMQIQASASQDPFFMARRAVQVGVNILNGQKPASTVELLPSKLVTRDNVKDYKGWTSDRSQ, from the coding sequence ATGTTGAAGTCGATCTCGTTTGCCGGCGCCGCGATGGCGCTCGTCCTGAGCTCCGCGCCGTCCCTCGCCAAGGAGCTCAAGTCGATCGGCGTTTCGCTGGGCTCGCTCGGCAATCCGTTCTTCGTCGCGTTGTCGAAGGGCGCCGAGTTCGAGGCCAAGAAGACCAACCCCAACGTGAAGATCACGACCGTCGGCTTCGAATATGATCTCGGCAAGCAGGTCACCCAGATCGACAATTTCATCGCCGCCGGCGTCGACCTGATCCTGCTCAACCCCGGCGATCCCAAGGCCGTCGGTCCGGCGATCAAGAAGGCGCAGGCCGCTGGCATCGTCGTCGTTGCCGTCGACACCGCGGCCGAAGGCGCCGACGCCACGGTAACGACCAACAACGTCCAGGCCGGTGAGATCTCCTGCCAGTACATCGTCGACAAGCTGGGCGGCAAAGGCGACGTGATCATCGAGAACGGCCCGCAGGTCTCCGCGGTGATCGACCGCGTCGTCGGCTGCAAGAACGTGCTCGGCAAGAATCCCGGCATCAAGGTCCTGTCCAACGACCAGGACGGCAAGGGCTCGCGCGAAGGCGGCCTCACGGTGGCGCAGGGTTATCTGACCCGCTTCGCCAAGATCGACGCCATCTTCGCCATCAACGATCCGCAGGCGATCGGCACCGACCTTGCCGCGCGCCAACAGCAGCGCACCGGCATCATCATCACCGCGGTCGACGGCGCACCCGACATCGAAGCCGCCCTCAAGGACCCGCAGGCGATGCAGATCCAGGCCTCCGCCTCACAGGACCCGTTCTTCATGGCCCGCCGCGCCGTGCAGGTCGGCGTCAACATTCTCAACGGCCAGAAGCCGGCATCCACCGTCGAGCTGCTGCCGTCGAAACTCGTGACCCGCGACAATGTCAAAGACTACAAGGGCTGGACCTCGGATCGGTCGCAGTAA
- a CDS encoding M20/M25/M40 family metallo-hydrolase gives MPVDTKAATDRLMRFLAVEGVTGQEAAIGRELTAALKESGVPAKAIRLDDANTRIPVPTETGNLIVDLPGRGALHNQPRIMFMTHMDTVPLCAGARPKKSGRKIVNEAKTALGGDNRCGCGVLVTLAAELEKQQLDHPPITLLFCVREESGLYGARHVKLDELGSPVMAFNYDGGSASNVVIGAVGADRWTVEIFGRASHAGVAPERGISSTMILALALADVKAGGWFGKVVKRKQQGTSNVGPVTGGEGRPAGDATNVVTDYVHVRGESRSHDGKFFKEITKAYNAAFEKAAKKVTNAQGKSGKVKFKAETDYFPFRMKDNLPVVKRAVEAVSAVGGTPNVRTANGGLDANWMVRHGVPTVTFGAGQNEAHTIDEWINLDEYDRACALAVQLATMR, from the coding sequence ATGCCTGTCGACACCAAAGCCGCCACCGACCGCCTCATGCGCTTTCTCGCCGTCGAGGGCGTCACCGGACAGGAGGCGGCGATCGGGCGTGAGCTCACGGCCGCGCTGAAGGAGAGCGGCGTGCCGGCGAAGGCGATCCGGCTCGACGACGCCAATACGCGCATTCCCGTGCCGACCGAGACCGGCAACCTGATCGTCGACCTGCCCGGCCGCGGCGCGCTGCACAACCAGCCGCGCATCATGTTCATGACCCACATGGACACCGTGCCGCTGTGCGCCGGCGCCAGGCCGAAGAAGTCGGGTCGCAAGATCGTCAACGAGGCCAAGACCGCGCTCGGCGGCGACAATCGCTGCGGCTGCGGCGTGCTGGTGACGCTGGCGGCCGAGCTCGAAAAGCAGCAGCTCGATCATCCGCCGATCACGCTTTTGTTCTGCGTGCGCGAGGAGAGCGGGCTCTACGGCGCGCGCCACGTCAAGCTCGACGAGCTCGGCTCGCCGGTGATGGCGTTCAACTATGACGGCGGCTCGGCCTCCAACGTCGTCATCGGCGCGGTTGGTGCCGACCGCTGGACCGTCGAGATCTTCGGCCGCGCCTCGCATGCCGGCGTCGCGCCGGAGCGCGGCATCTCCTCGACCATGATCCTCGCGCTTGCGCTCGCCGACGTGAAGGCCGGCGGCTGGTTCGGCAAGGTGGTCAAGCGCAAGCAGCAAGGCACCAGCAATGTCGGCCCCGTCACCGGCGGCGAGGGGCGGCCTGCGGGCGACGCCACCAACGTCGTCACCGACTACGTGCATGTGCGCGGTGAAAGCCGCAGCCATGATGGAAAGTTCTTCAAGGAGATCACAAAAGCCTACAACGCCGCGTTCGAGAAGGCGGCCAAGAAAGTCACCAACGCGCAAGGCAAGTCCGGCAAGGTCAAGTTCAAGGCCGAGACCGATTATTTCCCGTTCCGCATGAAGGACAATTTGCCGGTGGTCAAACGCGCGGTGGAGGCGGTGTCCGCCGTCGGCGGCACCCCGAACGTGCGCACCGCCAATGGCGGCCTCGATGCCAATTGGATGGTCCGCCACGGCGTTCCGACCGTGACCTTCGGCGCCGGCCAAAACGAGGCGCACACGATCGACGAGTGGATCAATCTGGACGAATATGATCGCGCCTGCGCGCTGGCCGTGCAGCTCGCAACGATGCGGTGA
- a CDS encoding alpha/beta hydrolase — MLVPVEAAESTSRVPILVATTRERAAVDTGDMFSRERAAAMSYAMVSVSIPPDEARVVGAIQWPVAPPGDPRREFVTVSADYLDRAAFNTTINSVAKKTRRSKAMIFVHGFNNRFDDAVYRFAQIVQDSRAPVIPILFSWPSQGLVGLRAYERDGEVARESVGSLDGLIEQVALNPAIREVTVLCHSMGCLITLNALQARARRTGKIGGKIRNVAMVAPDVDFAAFREQMQEMGSSRPRFALFLSQDDGALKLSKSIAGGLTRLGDVNAEEEPYKDELARANILVFDITRLQGQAHSRAFEDVTTVMGMIERRLAQGQQLAEDVSRRPAAGAPAQ; from the coding sequence GTGCTCGTTCCGGTCGAGGCCGCGGAGAGCACGTCGCGGGTCCCGATCCTTGTTGCGACGACGCGCGAGCGCGCCGCCGTCGACACTGGCGACATGTTCAGCCGCGAACGTGCCGCCGCGATGTCCTACGCGATGGTCTCGGTCTCAATTCCGCCTGACGAGGCCCGCGTGGTCGGAGCGATCCAGTGGCCGGTGGCGCCGCCCGGCGATCCGCGCCGCGAGTTCGTCACGGTGTCGGCCGACTACCTCGACAGGGCCGCCTTCAATACTACGATCAACAGTGTCGCCAAGAAGACCCGCCGCAGCAAGGCGATGATCTTCGTCCACGGCTTCAACAACCGCTTCGACGATGCGGTTTATCGCTTCGCGCAAATCGTCCAGGACTCGCGAGCCCCGGTGATCCCGATCCTGTTCTCTTGGCCCTCGCAAGGCCTGGTCGGATTGCGCGCCTATGAGCGCGACGGCGAGGTCGCCCGTGAATCCGTCGGATCGCTCGACGGGCTGATCGAGCAGGTGGCGCTCAACCCCGCAATCCGCGAGGTCACCGTGCTCTGCCATTCCATGGGCTGCCTGATCACGCTGAATGCCCTCCAGGCCAGGGCACGCCGGACTGGGAAGATCGGCGGCAAAATCAGGAACGTGGCTATGGTGGCCCCCGATGTCGACTTCGCAGCGTTTCGCGAACAGATGCAGGAAATGGGATCGTCGCGGCCGCGCTTCGCGCTGTTCCTGTCGCAGGATGACGGTGCGCTGAAGCTGTCGAAGTCGATCGCGGGCGGCCTCACCCGTCTCGGCGATGTCAACGCGGAGGAAGAGCCCTACAAGGACGAACTGGCGCGGGCCAATATTCTGGTGTTCGACATCACCCGCTTACAGGGACAAGCGCATTCGCGGGCCTTCGAAGACGTGACCACCGTGATGGGCATGATCGAGCGCAGGCTCGCTCAAGGTCAGCAGCTTGCCGAGGACGTTTCGCGGCGACCGGCCGCTGGCGCGCCGGCGCAATAG
- the xylB gene encoding xylulokinase, producing the protein MYLGIDLGTSAVKIVLVDDAQRVVASRSRSLTVNSPRPGHCEQDPAQWTEATFATLDALKADHARELAEVEGIGLSGQMHGATLLDASHTPLRPCILWNDGRSFAECAELERRWPALRTTTGNKAMPGFTAPKLLWLARHEPETFAATKLVLQPKAYLRLVLTGEAIEDVSDASGSLWLDVVSRDWSDEGLAATALSRRQMPRLVEGCAPSARLRSELAQRWGMAGRPMLAGGAGDNPAGAVGIGAINPGAAFISLGTSGALLVPTETIAANPERVVHTFCHAVPDRWIQAGAILSAASCLAWIARLLGTSEADLLAPLGLRPRAPSPVSFLPYLSGERTPHDDPDVRGMLDGLSHGTDRDAVVQAVLEGVAFALADCRDVLAETGLAIAEADVIGGGSRSRFWLAVLANVLNVPMHRFADGETGAAFGAARLGRLAVTGEAIDAVCTAPERVETFEPEPALAQAYAERLQQWRRLYRPRR; encoded by the coding sequence ATGTATCTCGGCATCGACCTCGGCACCTCTGCCGTCAAAATCGTTCTGGTCGACGACGCGCAGCGTGTGGTGGCGAGCCGCAGCCGGTCGCTGACGGTCAACTCGCCGCGTCCCGGCCATTGCGAGCAGGACCCGGCGCAGTGGACCGAGGCCACATTCGCGACGCTGGACGCCTTGAAGGCGGATCACGCGCGCGAACTGGCCGAGGTCGAGGGCATCGGCCTGTCCGGCCAGATGCACGGCGCGACGCTGCTCGACGCCAGCCACACGCCGTTGCGGCCCTGCATTCTCTGGAACGACGGACGGTCCTTTGCGGAATGCGCCGAGCTGGAGCGGCGCTGGCCCGCCTTGCGGACGACGACAGGCAACAAGGCGATGCCGGGATTCACGGCGCCGAAACTGCTGTGGCTCGCCAGGCACGAACCGGAGACCTTCGCGGCGACAAAACTCGTGCTGCAACCAAAGGCCTATCTGCGCCTGGTGCTGACGGGCGAGGCGATCGAGGATGTCTCGGACGCCTCGGGTTCGCTGTGGCTCGATGTTGTCAGCCGCGATTGGTCGGATGAGGGGCTCGCCGCGACCGCACTATCGCGCCGGCAGATGCCGCGTCTCGTCGAGGGCTGCGCGCCGTCGGCACGGCTGCGGAGCGAGTTGGCGCAGCGTTGGGGCATGGCCGGGCGGCCGATGCTCGCCGGCGGGGCCGGCGACAATCCGGCGGGAGCCGTCGGCATCGGCGCCATCAATCCCGGCGCAGCGTTCATTTCGCTCGGAACCTCCGGCGCATTGCTGGTGCCGACCGAGACGATCGCGGCCAACCCCGAGCGGGTCGTGCACACGTTCTGTCACGCCGTCCCCGACAGGTGGATACAAGCCGGCGCGATCCTCTCGGCGGCATCGTGCCTGGCCTGGATCGCCCGGCTGTTGGGGACTTCCGAGGCCGACCTGCTGGCGCCGCTCGGGTTGCGCCCGCGGGCGCCGTCGCCGGTCAGCTTCCTGCCGTACCTCTCCGGCGAACGCACCCCGCACGATGACCCGGATGTGCGCGGCATGCTCGATGGACTCAGTCATGGCACCGATCGTGACGCGGTCGTGCAAGCCGTGCTGGAAGGCGTCGCCTTCGCGCTTGCGGATTGCCGGGACGTTCTCGCCGAGACCGGACTGGCGATCGCGGAGGCGGACGTCATCGGCGGCGGCTCGCGGTCGCGGTTCTGGCTTGCGGTGCTGGCCAATGTCCTGAACGTGCCGATGCATCGCTTTGCCGACGGCGAGACGGGCGCGGCGTTTGGTGCGGCGCGGCTTGGCCGCCTGGCCGTCACCGGGGAGGCGATCGATGCCGTCTGCACCGCGCCCGAACGCGTCGAGACGTTCGAGCCTGAGCCCGCGCTTGCACAGGCCTATGCCGAGCGGCTTCAGCAATGGCGCCGCCTGTACCGGCCGCGGCGCTGA
- a CDS encoding ribose ABC transporter permease: MPENGASSSTAPAKAAPVAPGLAAAQETKRQRTRMIIRAVGMLPVLLLLCIGFHVLSDGRFFTGQNIGIVVQQSAVNTVLAAGMTFVILTGGIDLSVGSILAASAMAGLIISKFPDLGVLWLPAAVLTGAVFGILNGGLIALLRLPPFIVTLGSLTAVRGAARLLGADTTVFNPSIAYAFIGNGALTLIPGVLSIPWLWVIALLVILVSWLVLKRTVLGVHIYAVGGNESAARLAGIKVWAVLIFVYGVSGLLAGLGGAMQAARLYAANGLQLGQSYELDAITAVILGGTSFVGGIGSIWGTLVGALIIAVLSNGLILIGVSDVWQYVIKGLVIIGAVALDRYRLQGSART; the protein is encoded by the coding sequence ATGCCTGAGAACGGCGCTTCCTCAAGCACAGCCCCCGCCAAAGCCGCCCCCGTCGCGCCCGGTCTTGCCGCCGCGCAGGAGACGAAGCGGCAGCGTACGCGGATGATCATTCGCGCGGTCGGCATGCTGCCGGTGCTGCTGTTGCTGTGCATCGGCTTTCACGTGCTGTCGGATGGCCGCTTCTTCACCGGCCAGAACATCGGCATCGTGGTGCAGCAGTCCGCGGTCAATACCGTGCTGGCCGCAGGCATGACCTTCGTCATCCTCACCGGCGGCATCGACCTTTCGGTCGGCTCCATCCTGGCGGCGTCGGCGATGGCCGGGCTGATCATCTCCAAATTCCCGGATCTCGGGGTGCTGTGGTTGCCGGCCGCGGTGCTCACCGGCGCCGTCTTCGGCATTCTCAATGGCGGCTTGATCGCGCTGTTGCGCTTGCCGCCCTTCATCGTCACGCTGGGGTCGTTGACCGCCGTGCGCGGCGCGGCGCGCCTGCTCGGCGCCGACACCACGGTGTTCAATCCGTCGATCGCCTACGCCTTCATCGGCAACGGCGCGCTGACCCTCATTCCCGGTGTATTGTCGATTCCCTGGCTCTGGGTGATCGCGTTGCTGGTCATCCTGGTGTCGTGGCTGGTGCTGAAGCGCACCGTGCTCGGGGTGCACATCTACGCGGTCGGCGGCAACGAGAGCGCGGCGCGGCTCGCCGGCATCAAGGTCTGGGCCGTGCTGATCTTCGTCTATGGCGTATCCGGCCTGCTCGCGGGCCTCGGCGGTGCGATGCAGGCGGCGCGCCTCTACGCCGCCAATGGCCTGCAGCTCGGCCAGTCCTACGAGCTCGACGCCATTACCGCCGTGATCCTGGGCGGCACCTCCTTTGTCGGCGGCATCGGCTCGATCTGGGGAACGCTGGTCGGCGCGCTGATCATTGCCGTGTTGTCGAACGGCCTGATCCTGATCGGCGTGTCCGACGTCTGGCAATATGTGATCAAGGGCCTGGTGATCATCGGCGCGGTGGCGCTGGACCGCTATCGGCTGCAGGGCTCGGCGCGGACTTGA
- a CDS encoding mandelate racemase/muconate lactonizing enzyme family protein, which translates to MPRIANIETGFYRIPLPVMLSDSTHGDIAAFELITCRIRDADGAEGVGYTYTVGRNGGAVADILKREIPPLVEGREADDTEAIWHHVWWGLHYGGRGGPAVLALSALDIALWDLKARRATLPLYQLLGGFDARVPCYAGGIDLDLSVEALLKQTDGNLAKGFRAIKMKAGRPDLKSDVARVAAMRQHLGDGFPLMVDANMKWTVEEAIRAARAFQRYDLTWLEEPIIPDDVAGHTRIMQAGGVPIAAGENLRSLWEFKNYIVAGAVSYPEPDVTNCGGVSAFMKIARLAEAFNLPVTSHGAHDITVHLLAACPNRSYLEAHGFGLDKYIEHPLVLQDGLALAPDRIGHGISFDWNGLAKLSA; encoded by the coding sequence ATGCCGCGCATTGCAAACATTGAGACCGGATTCTACCGGATCCCCCTCCCCGTCATGCTCTCCGACTCGACCCATGGCGACATCGCGGCGTTCGAGCTGATCACCTGCCGCATCCGGGATGCCGATGGCGCCGAGGGCGTCGGCTACACCTACACGGTCGGGCGCAATGGCGGCGCCGTCGCCGACATCCTCAAGCGCGAGATCCCGCCGCTGGTCGAGGGCCGCGAGGCCGATGATACCGAAGCGATCTGGCATCACGTCTGGTGGGGCCTGCATTATGGCGGGCGCGGCGGACCGGCGGTGCTGGCGCTCTCGGCGCTCGATATCGCCCTATGGGACTTGAAGGCGCGGCGCGCGACATTGCCGCTGTATCAGTTGCTCGGTGGATTCGACGCGCGCGTGCCCTGCTATGCCGGCGGCATCGATCTCGATCTCTCGGTCGAGGCGCTGCTGAAGCAGACCGACGGCAATCTCGCCAAGGGCTTTCGCGCCATCAAGATGAAGGCCGGCCGGCCCGATCTCAAATCGGATGTGGCGCGGGTCGCGGCGATGCGACAACATCTCGGCGACGGCTTTCCGCTGATGGTGGATGCCAACATGAAATGGACGGTCGAGGAAGCGATCCGCGCCGCCCGGGCGTTCCAACGCTACGACCTCACCTGGCTCGAGGAACCGATCATTCCCGACGATGTCGCGGGCCACACCCGCATCATGCAGGCCGGTGGCGTGCCGATCGCGGCGGGCGAGAATCTGCGTTCGCTGTGGGAGTTCAAGAACTACATCGTCGCAGGCGCAGTGTCCTATCCCGAGCCTGACGTCACCAATTGCGGCGGCGTCTCCGCCTTCATGAAGATCGCGCGGCTGGCGGAGGCGTTTAACCTGCCCGTCACCAGCCACGGCGCGCACGACATCACCGTGCACCTGCTCGCGGCCTGCCCGAACCGGTCGTATCTGGAGGCGCACGGTTTTGGACTCGACAAATATATCGAGCATCCTCTGGTGCTTCAGGACGGACTCGCGCTCGCGCCGGACCGGATCGGCCACGGCATCAGCTTCGACTGGAACGGGCTGGCGAAGCTGTCGGCGTAG
- a CDS encoding sugar ABC transporter ATP-binding protein, producing MSEPILEMRRVSKSFFSIKALRDVDLTVYAGEIHALMGENGAGKSTLMKILSGAYRPDPGSEIRIDGQPVQISGPLGGRAAGIAIIYQELSLAPNLSVAENIYLGREVSRGGLLAREAMQAGVGPILARLGADFTPQTQVANLSMGQRQLVEIARALHARSRILIMDEPTTALSAGESERLFALIRQLRAEGLAIIYISHRMDEVYALGDRVTVLRDGTLVGSLDKGDIRADTIVRMMVGRDVSSFYKKEHDPRNDPNARSGAPVLAAVEIADGRRVKGCSLTVHAGEVVGLAGLVGAGRTELAHLIIGAAPMVSGHVEIDGRAVSIRTPGEALDAGIAYLTEDRKALGLFLDMSCLDNINLAVLGRDAKFGGILDRDKARDRAERAFAGLGIRAANVGVPAGGLSGGNQQKVLLSRLLAIGPKILILDEPTRGVDVGAKSEIYSIIDNLAKSGTAVLVISSDLPEIIGICDRAIVMRAGHIAGQIRRNATSPLNQEEIMALATGTEQLDA from the coding sequence ATGAGCGAGCCCATCCTCGAGATGCGCCGGGTCTCCAAATCGTTCTTCAGCATCAAGGCGCTGCGCGACGTCGATCTCACCGTTTACGCGGGCGAAATCCACGCTTTGATGGGCGAGAACGGTGCCGGCAAATCCACCCTGATGAAGATCCTGTCGGGCGCCTACCGGCCAGACCCGGGCAGCGAAATCCGCATCGACGGCCAGCCCGTGCAGATCAGCGGCCCGCTCGGCGGCCGCGCGGCCGGCATCGCAATCATCTATCAGGAACTCTCGCTCGCCCCCAATCTGAGCGTCGCGGAGAACATCTATCTCGGCCGCGAGGTCTCCCGCGGCGGCTTGCTGGCGCGCGAGGCGATGCAGGCCGGCGTCGGTCCGATCCTTGCGCGACTCGGCGCGGATTTCACGCCGCAGACCCAGGTCGCCAATCTTTCGATGGGCCAGCGCCAATTGGTCGAGATCGCGCGCGCGCTGCACGCCCGCTCCAGGATCCTGATCATGGACGAGCCGACCACCGCGCTGTCGGCCGGCGAGAGCGAAAGGCTGTTCGCGCTGATCCGCCAGCTGCGTGCCGAAGGTCTCGCCATCATCTACATCTCGCATCGCATGGACGAGGTCTATGCGCTCGGCGATCGCGTCACGGTGCTGCGCGACGGCACGCTGGTCGGTTCGCTCGACAAGGGCGACATCCGCGCCGACACCATCGTCCGGATGATGGTGGGACGCGACGTCTCGTCCTTCTACAAGAAGGAGCATGATCCCAGGAACGATCCCAACGCGCGGTCGGGAGCTCCCGTGCTTGCGGCCGTCGAGATCGCCGACGGCAGGCGCGTCAAGGGATGTTCGCTGACGGTGCATGCGGGTGAGGTGGTCGGCCTTGCCGGCCTGGTCGGCGCCGGCCGCACCGAGCTTGCGCACCTCATCATCGGCGCCGCGCCGATGGTTTCGGGCCATGTCGAGATCGACGGGCGCGCGGTCTCCATCCGCACGCCCGGTGAGGCGCTGGATGCCGGCATTGCCTATCTCACCGAGGACAGGAAGGCGCTCGGCCTGTTCCTCGACATGTCCTGCCTCGACAACATCAATCTCGCGGTGCTCGGCCGGGATGCGAAATTCGGCGGCATTCTCGACCGCGACAAGGCCCGCGACCGCGCCGAGCGCGCTTTTGCGGGCCTCGGCATCCGTGCTGCGAATGTCGGTGTTCCCGCCGGCGGGCTCTCCGGCGGCAACCAGCAGAAAGTGCTGCTGTCGCGGCTGCTCGCGATCGGCCCGAAGATCCTGATCCTCGACGAGCCGACGCGCGGCGTCGACGTCGGCGCCAAGTCCGAGATCTATTCGATCATCGACAATCTCGCGAAGTCGGGCACCGCGGTTCTCGTCATCTCGTCCGACCTGCCCGAGATCATCGGCATCTGCGACCGCGCCATCGTGATGCGCGCGGGACATATCGCGGGGCAGATCCGGCGCAACGCGACATCGCCGCTCAATCAGGAGGAGATCATGGCCCTCGCCACCGGAACGGAGCAGCTCGATGCCTGA